From the Prosthecobacter sp. SYSU 5D2 genome, the window GCGAGGAGCTGGACGCCATCGGCCATGACAAGTTTGCCGACATGCTCAAGGAGCAGGGCATCAGCTTTGGCGGCAGCACCCGTTACGATCTGGGGCCTTTTGGCCTGACGGAAGAGATTGCCGTGGTCAAAAAATTCGGCGGCTCCTTCATCGTCACCGGCGGCAAGGGCGACTTCAAAGTCACCCCGGAGCAGCTTCGCAAAAACGTGAAGGACTTCGTGGAAAAGATGAAACCCCACGCCGCCCTGGCTGCGGAAAACGGTGTGGAGATCGGCATCGAGAACCACATCAACAACATCATTGATACGCCGGACTCCCTGCGCTGGCTGGCCGATGACATCCGCGACATGCCAGGCATCGGCATTGCCCTGGCCCCGTACCATCTGCCGCAGGACCCGGCTCTGCTGGCCGGCCTGATCCGCCACATTGACAAAAAAATGACACTCTTTTATGCCTGGGAGCACGGCATGGGCTGCATGAAACCCATGCCCAAAGAAGAGGAGCTTCAGCAGATGCCCGGTCGCGGGCCGCTGGACTGGAAACCGCTGCTCCAGGCCCTGCGCGAAACCAACTTCACCGGCCCCACCGAGATCTTCATGCACCCCACCCCACGCGGCATCCCCATCCTGCCCACCGCCGCTGAAACCACCGCCGAAATCGTCCGCGCCAAAAACCACCTCGACAGCCTCATCTAAAACTCGATTAACAAGATTTAATCCAAGGAATCAAACTTCCCCTACTGAAATCTTGTTAATCCTGAAATCGTGTTAATCCTGTAAAAAAAAGAATCTCCACCAGCCCCCTTATGCCCGAAGCCAAAGTACTCCTCATCGTCGGTGACGCCACCGAGACCGTTGACACCCTGTATCCCTTTTTCCGTCTGATCGAAGGCGGTTATACTCCGGTCGTCGCCGCGCCGGAAAAACGGAAGTACCAGATGGTGCTGCATGAAATCAAGCCCGGCTGGACCATCACCAAGGAGTGGGAAGGCTACAGCATTGATGCCGACATCGCCTTCAAGGACATCAACCCGGAAGAATACGTGGGCATCTTTTTCAGCGGTGGCCGCGCCCCGGAATACATCCGTGAAGATGCCGACCTGCTGCGCATCACGAAGTGGTTTTGGGAGCAGAAAAAACCCTGCGCCAGCGTCTGCCACGGCGTGGAGATCCCGGCCCGCGCCGATATCGTCAAAGGCCTGCGCATGGCCACCGTGGCCAAGTGCAAGTTCGACCTGGAAATCTGTGGCGGCATCTACGTGAACGAGCCCTGCGTTATTGACCAGCACATGTACTCCGGCCGCACCTATCATGACAGCGGCCATTTCATCGGCCCCTGGATCAAAGCTCTGGATGCCGAGCGCGCCAAGATGGGAGTCTAAGAAATGACGAATGACGAATGACGAATGATGAATGACGAATTCAATCCGAATGATTAAGCCCACCCCTTCTCATCTCGACGTCCGTTCCATGCCTGCCATTCGTCATTCTGCATTCGTCATTCGTCATTTGTTTTTTGCTTTCGCCCTGCTGCATCTGGCCTCTTCCCCTTCATCCGCCCACCCTCTCCAGGCGGAGCCGATCAACCACGCGTACGTCTTTCCCTTCGACCAGTATAATCTGCCGGAGGATCCCGATGAGCACGTGGTGGAAGGTGGATATCTTTTGTTAGGCGAGCTGAACTGCACGGCCTGCCATGCGCCGCCCCAGTCCTGGGCGGAGAGGCTGGCGGCCAAACCGGGGCCGAACCTGGCCGGTGTGGGCTCACGGCTGGATGCGGACACGCTCTGGCTCATGATCCGCAGTCCTCAGCATCGCAAAAAGGGCACCCAGATGCCCGGCCTGTTTGCCGGGGAGGAAGGCGATGCAGAGAAGGTAGAAGCGTTGACGGAATATCTGGGCAGCTTGAAACAGGAGGTGAAGAAAATGCCCGCCGGAGACATCGCGCGCGGCAAGGAGCTTTATCATAAAGTCGGCTGTGTGGCCTGTCATGAGCCCGCCACCGACTACCGCCCGGCCAAGGCCGCCGCGGATGCGGAGATTGAGAAACCCGGCCTTGGCTCCGTGCCCATCGCTTTGGCCGATGCTTATGACGTGAATGCGCTGGCGCAGTTCCTCCAGGATCCGCTTTCCCACCGGCCTTCCGGTCGCATGCCGGACATGCGCCTGAGCGCCCAGGAGGCGGCGGACATAGCCGCGTATCTGCACATCGGCCGGGAGGCGGAATTGGCCACGGAACGGGCCGCGCTGAAGATCCCCGCCCAGGGCATCGAGAAGGGCCGGGAGGTCTTCGCCCAGATGAACTGCGCCGCCTGCCACACGCTGCCAGCCCCAGCGGATGCGCCGTCCGGAGTGGTCCCGGCGAAAGCTGCCAAGACCCTCGTTTCCCTGAATCCAGCCGTGGGCTGCCTGGCTGAAACGCAGCCCAGCGGCATCCCGCGCTACGACCTGAATGACCTGCAAAAACGGGCCATCCGCCTGGCGCTTGCCGCCATCCAGAAACAGGATGCGCCGAAGCAGACGCCGGAGCAAAAGGTGGACTGGCAGATGACGCGCCTCAATTGTTATTCCTGCCATGACCGCGATGGCAAGGGCGGGCCGGAAGATCCCCGCGCGCAGTATTTCACCTCCAACGATGGCAGTGCTGAATCCCTCGGCGAGTTGGCTCACCTCCCACCGAATCTGGACAACGTCGGCCGCAAACTCACGGCCAACTGGCTGCGCAAAGTGCTGTATGGCAAAGGCGGCAGCGTGCGCCCTTACATGGATACCCGCATGCCGAATTTTGGCCGCGCACAAACGGAGATGCTCGTCGGCCTGCTGCCGAAGGCGGATAAACGCGAGACACCGATGGAGATTGATGTCAGCGGTCTGGGCAAACATCACCGGGCGGAAATTGGCCGCCAGCTCATGGGCTCCACCGGCCTGGCCTGCATCGCCTGTCATGGCTTAAAAGATCGCAAGTCCCTCGGACCTCCAGTCATCCGCCTGGATCACACCGTGGCGCGCTTGCAGCCGGAGTATTTCAAAGAGCTGCTTCTCAATCCCCAGGCCACCCAGCAGGGCACCATGATGCCACCGATGTTCATGGGCCGGAAGAAGGCGGACCAGGAGATCGAATCCCTGTGGACCTACCTCAAGGAACTGGAAGGCCAGCCGCTACCGGAAGGGTTGCTGTCCACAGAGGACTTCGAGCTGAAACCGGAGAAGGAAAAGCGTCCCATCATCTTCCGCAGCTTCATTGAAGGGGCCGGTAGCCATGCCATCGCCGTCGGTTTTCCTGAAGGAGTTCACGCCACCTTTGACGCCGCCCAGGTGCGTTTCACCCAGGTCTGGCGTGGCCGCTTCCTGGATGCGATGAGCAACTGGCAGAGCCGCGAGATGCTGCCTATCAAACCCCTTGGCACCGACCTCAAGGAGCTGCCGCCGGCCACAGGCGAACGGGTGTTTTCCGGCTACCGTCTGGACAAGGCGGGCGTGCCCACCTTCCTGTATCAGCAGGACGGAAAGGCTGTGGAGGAAACCCTGCGTCCGGCGAAGGACGGCAAGAACTTTGAACGCGAAATGAAGATGAACGGTGAGATCACCAAGGAGGTCCTGTCATGGTAATGCCCACTGTCCGCCAGATGCTGAAGATTTCATTGGCTGCTGTGTTGGCTGTGTCCGCCGCCAGCGCGCAGGAGACGAATCCCTACTATCGCACCGTGACCTATGCGGTGCCGAAAGGCCTGAACTTGGAGGTCAGTGGCATGGCGGTATTGCCAGATGGCAAGCTGGCCGTTTCCATCCGTCGCGGGGAAGTATGGATCATTCAGAATCCACAAGCCGAACCCGCCACAGTGGCCGGTCTGGGGTATAAGCTCTTCGCCTCCGGCATGCATGAAGTTCTCGGTCTGGCCTACCACGAAGGCGACCTTTACGTTACCCAGCGGTCTGAAGTCACCCGCCTGCGGGATACCGATAAGGATGGCACGGCGGATGAATACCTCACCGTCGGCCAGGGCTGGGGCGTCTCCGGCGCTTACCATGAGTATGCCTATGGCCCTGTGTTTGACCGCGAAGGCAACATGCACAACACCCTCAATGCCTCCATGGGTAAAAAATGGCCTGGAGCAGGTGAGGAGGCCAAGCACACGCTTTGGCGCGGATGGTCAGTGATGACGCCTAAGGGCAGCAGCAAGGCCAGCGGATTCAGCGCCGGTTTCCGTAGCCCCAGCGGCCTTGGTTTGAATGCCGAAGGAGACATCTTCGCCACCGACCAGCAGGGCAACTGGATGCCCACCAACCCGCTCGTTCATGTGCGCGAAGGCGCCTACTTCAGCCATGCCGATTCCCTGGTGGACATGAAGCACCCGGATTCCCCCATCCCGGCCCCGGAGGGCAAGCAGCCCGATGGCATCACGGTGGCTGAGGCCATGAAGCAACTTCCCCATTATTCGCCGCCGGCGGTGTGGTTTCCGTATGTGAAATTTGGCCAGAGTCCCACGGGCCTGCGCTGCGACCTGACCGGCGGCAAATTTGGCCCTTTTGAGAAACAGCTTTTCGTCGGTGAATTCGTCCTTTCTGGAGTGAACCGCGTCTTTTTGGAAAAGGTGGGTGGCGAATATCAGGGAGCCTGTTTTCCCTTCGTCAGCGGATTGCAGAGCGCCGTCCTGGCGGTGAACTTCCTGAAAGACGGCTCCATGGTCGTCGGCCAGTCCAACCGCGGCTGGAACAGTTATGGTAACCGCCCGTTTGGCATCCAGCGGCTGGTTCCCACGGGAAAAATACCGCTGGATGTGCAGAAGCTGGAGGCGCTGAAGGACGGCTTCCGTTTCACCTTCACCCGCCCGGTCAAGCCGGCCAAATGGGGGCAGACGAAGGCCCAGAGCTACACCTACCTCTTTACCGCCAAGTACGGCAGCGCGGAAACTGACACCGCCCCGCTCAAGCTCAGCGGCTGGCAGCTGTCCAAAGACGGGCTCTCTCTAACCGTCAAATGCGCCAACCTGCGCCCCGGATACGTGCATGAATTTGAGCTGCCGATGGTGAACGGGAAGGACGGATCGCCCCTTTGGCATCGCCTTTCAGCCTACACTTTGAACCGTATTCCGGAGAAGTGAAGATCTTCCAAGAGGAGTGCGATATGGGAATGTAAGCAATTTGTCAGGGATAGGTTTCGGATTGCGTGCGATTTTATAAATACTATAATTTTTGCTCCTCCATGTTCATCCGTCTTCTCTCCTGGTCCATCATTGCCGGTCTTGCCCTCGCAGGCGGCCTGATGGCCCATCGTGATGGCAAGTGGGTGGCGTGGAATCTTTGGTTTCAGGAATGGGTCAGCGGGACGGACCAAGCCGCCGCCAGCGTGCGCTTCCAGGTGGACCTGGTTGACCGCCTCAATTATGCCCGGATCGGAGCCAAGCTTCCTGTGCTGCGGGTGGATACGGAGCTGGAAAGATGGCTGCAAAGTGAATTTCCCACCATGGTGCTAGGGGATGTGAACAGCATCACCCGGCGGGTGCAGGAGGCAGTGCCGCGTTACTTTCGGGTCTCGGTCTGCACGGCCAGCGGCCCCACTTTGGCTACGCTGCTGGACCAGTTTCATGACTTTTGCCAACAGACCGGTCCTGAAATGACGCATCTGGCCTGTGCGGTGCGGCAGTCGCCTGGGGGCCTGGGGCATCACGCCCTGTTTGTGGTGGGGCAGCGGCTGGAGGATTTCAGCCCGGAAATCATTTCCAAAACGAAAGAGGAGGCTTTTTTCAGCACCTGCCTGCATTGTCAGCACCCGCACATCGTCCGCATTTCCCGGCAGCAGCACAGCCTGGGGCTGGAATGCCCGCAGTGCCGGCGCACGTATGCGGTGGTGGCGGCGGATGCGGCGGGAAAATACCGGTATGTGAACGAATACCTCACCGGGTATGCGCCACCAGCGGCTTTTTCCAAAGACCATTCACGGGTGCATGAGCTGTTCACGATCTGGTCGGCGGTGCATGCCAACTGCGTTTATACCAAAGATCCCGGCGCGGCAAAGGAGGCAACGGATTCTTGGCAGACGAGCTTGGAGACGCAGAGGATGGGGCAGGGGGACTGTGAGGATTCGGCGATTTTTTTGTGTGACTGGCTGCTTTCGCGGGGGTTTCAGGCGCGGGTGGCGCTGGGGAGGTTTGGGGACATGGGGGGGCATGCCTGGGTGGTGGTGAAGCTGGATGACAAGGAGTATCTTTTGGAATCCACGGAGGGGCGGCCGGATCTGTCGAACCCGCCACTAGTGACCCGGGTGGGGAGCCGGTATGTGCCGGAAATCATGTTTGACCGGTATTCCCTGTATGTGCGACACACGCCGGGGCAGGCGTGGAAGGGGGATTACTGGTCCGCAAAGGTGTGGACGAAGGTGGAGCCGCGCACCCTGGAGGCGCGAATCCGGGCGTTCTCCTCCGCTGCTGACGGCAGCAGCGGGAGCCAAGGTGAAGCTTCGGATTCTTCTGTGCAGAGGGTGGCGCGGACCAGCCGTCCGAATCCGGCGGTGGCACCGTTCATGGAGCTGGAGGAGATCCCGAAAGATGCCTCCGTCTGGCAAATGCCTTTATCGCTTGGCCAAGGAAATTCTGATGGAGCGGGCGTGTCTGGCGGAGAATAAGGGACATTGGCTCCCAGGAATCGCTTTCGATGCGTATTTTGCCTTGAGCGTTTGCACGCTTGCAGCTAACTCGACAGAAGACATCGGCACTCGGGCGCGTATCTTCATTTGAGGCGGGCAGGAGTGCCCGCGCTCCTCCCGAAAACATGGGGATTCGGGCGCGCAGCCTCACTTCATTTCACTTCACTCCAATCGTAAACCCACTTATCTCACTAAAAAGCCATGGCAGTCGTCTCCAAAGGTCTCGAAGGAATCGTCGCAGCAGAAACCCGTCTCGGGGAAGTCAACGGTGCTGAAGGCATCCTCTATTACTGCGGATACGACATCAATGAACTGGCCGGCAAGGTCAGCTATGAGGAAGTGGTTTACCTGCTGTTTTACCAGAAGCTGCCGAACCGGTCGGAACTGGACAAGCTGACCACGGCGCTGCGGGCCGAGCGTGAGCTTCCGCAGGGGGTCATTGACTACCTGCTGGCGGCGCCGAAGAAGGCCAAGCCGATTGACATCATGCGTACGGCTGTCTCCATGCTGGGCAGCTATGAGATGAACCGTCACGATGTGAATGTGAGCGAGAATCTCGCCACGGCCATCCGCCTGGTTTCACAGATCGGCGTCATTGCCGCGTATTTCCACCGTGCCCGCACGGGCAAGTCCCTGCCGCCGGTCCGCAAGGATCTCAGCGAGGCCGCCCACTTCCTTTATCTGATGACCGGCGAGGTGCCGACCAAAGAGGCTGAAAAGACCCTGGATGTGGCCTATGTGCTGCACGCTGAGCACGGCTTCAATGCCTCCACCTTCACCGCCCGCGTGGTGGCCTCCACGCTGAGCGACATGTATTCCGCCATCAGCGCCGCCATTGGCGCGCTGAAGGGTCCGCTTCACGGCGGTGCCAATGAAGGCGTCATTCACATGCTGGAAGAGATCGGCAGCCCGGACAAGGTGGATGCCTGGGTGGCCGACGCCCTGGCCCAGAAGAAGAAGATCATGGGCATCGGTCACCGCGTTTACAAAGTGCTGGATCCCCGCGCTCCGCATCTGCGTGAGATGGCCATCCAGCTCACCGCCCAGCTTGGCGAGGCCAAGTGGATCCAGATGTCCGAGCGCATCGCCGAGATCATGCGCGAGCAGAAGGGCCTGAATGCAAATGTGGATTTCTACAGCGCCACGGTTTATTACAGCCTCGACATCCCGACGGACCTCTTCACCCCCATCTTCGCCATCGCCCGCATGAGCGGCTGGACCGCCCACGTGCTGGAGCAGTGGAGCGAGAACCGCCTCTTCCGCCCGCTCAGCGAGTACGTCGGCCGGCCGTATGGCCAGAAGGTGCTGCCGATTGAGGAGCGATAACAATGACCCCGCGAGGCGGGACCGAATGCCGAATGATCCTGCATGTGGGGCCGATGATCTCGCGTGCAGGGTGATGAATGCCGAAGCTAGATTGAATGGCTCCGAATGCTGGCGATGAGCCGGAGTGGCTTGAGGACGTAGAGGTGAGAGGGGACGGGCAGGAGTGCCTGCCGTACTTTCTCGGCTCACGCTTCCCGCCTTCAGGGTCCTGACATCCACATCGTAGAGCAGGCCCATCATCTTCTGGGAGAGCCAGACGTTTTCATCGGCATAAACCGCGTTCACGTCTCCCTTGCCGCTGGCGGCGACGAAAGTGAGGTATTCCGCAGCCGATGAACGGACGAGGGAAGCATCGGGTGGAACCTTGCTCTTTTTTACTGCTCATATGCGCTGAGGTCGAACATATCGCGCCCTTCGGCGCATGGGAGGGACATAGGCGAGACCTGAGTCAAGCTCAATGAGGAAGCTGGGCCGGCTCCGCCTTGGTCAACAGGGTGCCGATGTGGGGGGAAATAAAAATGCCAGGCGGGGGCCTGGCATTTTTTGGGGAAGAGGTTGGTTTTAACCGGGGTGGTTCATTAATGGTGCTGGAGGCGGTCGAGTTTGTGCTCGAGGGCGGCTTTGAGTTTTTCGGCGGCACCGTCGAGGGCGAAGGCGAGGGTTTCGGCTTTGTGGGTGACGGCGATGGGGGGGAGGCCTTGGAGGCGGGCTTCCATCATGCAGCGCTTGTCTTCAGGGCCGCTCTTTTGGCTGTTCTCGTCATTGAGGTGCACTTCGACGCGGGTGACGTGTTCGCTCACATGGCTGAGGGCGTCCGAGACGGTGGCCTCGGCCTGGGCGATGAAATCTTGATGGCCGGTGATGTGGTTGTCGGTATTGACTTGGATGATCATGGTATTTTTGGCGTGTTTATGCAGCCATCTATAATACGTCTGCCAAGAGCTTTTTGTGGGTGGGTTTTGTCCAATCCTGACTGTTCTCAAACCATCTCGGCCATGGTGCCGCGGGTGACGCCTAGCTGAGACTGTGCCTTCAGCTCGCGCCAGATGTCCTCGCCGCCGCGCCGGGAGGCGAGGAGGGACTGGTAGGTGTGGATGATGCGGAGGGACTCGTCCTGGGTCTGCTCCAGAAGCTCGACGCGGAAGTGGCGGAGGCCGGTCTGGACGAGGCCGTTGAAGTATTGGGCACCAGTCTGGGGGACGGCGTTGAAGAGGGTGTTGCGGCAGCCGACATCGGCCTTCAAGGGATGCTCCATGCCGACGCGGTCGCGCAGGCGGACTTTGTGCTTTTCACAGGGGCGGCCGCAGTTGGTGAAGTCGGTGCCTTCGGAGAGGAAGGCGGCGAAGGCGCAGTGCTCCATGTGAAACATGGGCATGTGCTGATGGAGGGTGATCTCGAACCAATGCGGCGGGGCGCTGTGGAGGAGGGCGAGGACCTGGTCGATGTTGAGATCGTAACTGATGGTTAGGCGCTCCAGGCCGGTCTGCTTGAGGAAACCGGCGGTGAGAGGATTGGCGACATTCAGGGAGAAATCTCCGGTGATGGGGAGGCCGAGGTCGCGGAAGTGGGCGATGGCGCCGAGGTTGCGGATGAGGACGCCGTGCGGCTCGGCACGGGTGATGAGCTTGAAGATGCCGGCCTCGCCGGATTTCTGGATGCGGGGGGTGGCGAGGTAGATGCGGGCGTCGCTGTGGGCGCGGACGTGTTTGACGGCATCGGCGTACTGGCGGACGTCTTCGAAGTCCACGTAGAGGTGGTGGATGCCGGCCTCCAGGGCGGCCTGGATCTGGGCGTGGTCGCGGCAGAGGATGTGGAGGGTGGGGGCGTCAGGGGCAGTTGATTCTTCTTGGGCCGGAAGAAGAGATTCGTAAGTGGCGGTGATGACAGGTCTGGGCTGGAGGGCCGGTTCTGTCGTCGCGGGTGGTTTCCACAGGCTGACGATGGAGCGGCGCATGCGGTTGAGCTCGCTGACGGGGAGGATCAAGTCGCCGTCAAGGTGGAGGTCCAGGGTGCCGAGTTCAAACGGGGTTCCGCCGAGGCGGCCTAACTGGTTTTGCAATGTCTCCAGGGTGAGCGGGCGTTGGAGGGCGGGGGCGAGGGGGATGGTGGAGGAGACGCTGGCGTCCTGGTCACGGATGCGGATGACGAGCGGCTCGCCTGCCTTGCCCGAGACGATGAGATGCAGCGGCTGCTTTTTGCGCAGGGGAATGTCCCCCTGGAAGGTCTGGCGGAGGCGCTGGTCCAGGGCCTGGTCGCCGGTTTTGAAGATGCGCATGCCGGGGACGATGAGGTCCGTGCGGAGGCGACCGTGCTGGAATTCGATCCAGTTGCCCTGCTGGCCGTAGATGCGGCCGCCCTGTTCGTTGTTAGTGTCCTGGAGGTTTTCGAAAACGACGCCGTCGCCGTTTTTGAGGTGGGTGGGATTTTCTTCCAGCTCCACGGCATCGCGGGCGACGGAGCGGACGACGCCGACGTAGTAGCCGCGTTTTTTGCCGTAGTACGCGCCGACGAGCTCCTGGTGGTTCACGCCATGCATCCAGCCGCTGTAGAGGCCTCGGGAAAAGGTCATCTCCAGCTCATAGCGGTCGTCCTCGGTGATGATGTCCGCGAGGTCCTTGTCGGCCAGGGCGGCATCTATGGCCTTGCGATACACGCGGGTGACGGCGGCGACGTATTCGGGTGTTTTGAGGCGGCCTTCGATTTTGAAACTGCGGATGCCGAGCTCGATGAGGCGCGGGATTTCCTGGACGGCGGCGAGGTCTTGCGGGCTGAGGAGGTAACGTTTGTCGCCGAGGTCCAGGTGCTCGCCGTCCACGATCATCTCATACGGCATGCGGCAGGCCTGGGCGCACTCGCCCCGGTTGGCGCTGCGGCGGCCGAGGGATTCGCTGGTGAGGCACTGGCCGCTGTAGGCGACGCAGAGGGCGCCGTGGACGAAAACCTCCAGGGGCACGTCCGGGTGGTCATTGGCCTGGAAGCGCTCCAGTTCGCGGAGGCTGAGCTCGCGGGCGAGGACGGCCTGGTCAATGCCGAGGGTGTTGGCCAGTTCCAGGCCCTCGGGTGAGGTGATGGTCATCTGGGTGCTGGCGTGGAGGCGCAGGCCAGGAGTGAGCGCCTTGACCATGCGGGCGAGGCCGAGGTCCTGGACGATGACGGCATCCACGCCGGCGGCTTCGAGCTCGCGGAGTTGGGTCTCGGCATCGGCCAGCTCGCTGGTGAAAATGAGGACGTTGAAGGCACAGTAGCCTTTGACTCCGTGGCTGTGGAGGAATTTCATCAGCTCCGGCAGGTCCTCAGCGGTGAAATTATCCGCGCGCATGCGGGCATTGAAGCGGGGCAGGCCGAAGAAGATGGCATCGGCACCGTTGGCAACGGCGGCACGGGCGCACTCCCAGTTCCCGGCGGGGGAGAGGAGTTCAGGCAGATGGAGGGGGCGGGGCATGGGGGGAATGACGAATGACGAATGCAGAATGACGAAGGATTTCGCGGAGCGGGGCCTGCGGAGGGGGGGAAATAGACAGGATGACAGAATTGGCAGGGTTTACAGGACGGGTCCTATTCGCTCGATGCTGCAAGACACCTTTAATTCAGAAGAGAGGTGTGCGAAAGCAGCTTTAAAGTGTTCATATGAACGCATTAATGAGACGCATTGTGAATTACTTTCGGAATTCTGAGATTGCACTTTGTAACCTTTCTCGTTACTAAGGTCATCTTAATTACTGGCAATTGTGGAATATCAATTGCTGTAAGCGAGAAACGTCATTGTAACTGTGATCACAACAGATGTTTGCCCAAACCGCCAGTCTTTTCTCGAATCCCTGGAATGCCGATGAATTCGCGGCAGGGAAGGAAGCGGGCAGGGAGGGTGAAAAGGGATGGGTTTCTAGAATTGTACAAACGTTTCAAGCGGGCGTCTGGCCGTGGTTTGGAACATCTGAAGATGCCATGGACGATCTGATGCCGCTGGGGAGGGGGACGCTGATTCAGCGTCCTGTGGGGGATGAAGCCGGTCTGGGCGGCGGGTCTGCGCCGGAGCCGGGCGGGGCGCGGGAGGTGCCTTTTTACCATCTGCCAGTGCTGCTGAATGAAGTGCTGGAGGTGCTGCAACCGGCCCCGGGAAAGCTGATTTTCGATGGCACCCTGGGCGGTGGCGGGCATACGGAGGCGCTGCTGCAACGTGGTGCCCGGGTGGTGGCCATGGACCAGGATGATGAGGCGCTGCGCCATGCGGGCGAGCGGCTGAAGGGCTATGCGGACCAGTTTTGCGCCCTGAAGGGGAATTTCCGCGACTTTCCCACGGTGCTGGGGGAGGCGGGAGTGACCGGTCTAGACGGTATGCTGATTGACATCGGCGTGAGCAGCCGGCACCTGGATGCGGCGGAGCGCGGGTTCTCCTTTAACAAGGACGGCCCGCTGGACATGCGCATGGACACGTCCGGACCCATCACGGCGGCGGACATTGTGAACACCTATGAGCAGGGCGCGCTGGAGCGGATCCTGTGGAAATACGGGGAGGAAAACCAGGCGCGGAAGATCGTGAAAGCGATCCTGGCAGAGCGGGCGAAGGGACCCATCAAAACGACGCTGCAACTGGCGGATCTGATTTCCAAGGTGTGCCCCAAATACAGCAAGAGGCATCCGGCCACGCTGACCTTCCAGGCGCTGCGGATCGAGACCAACCAGGAGCTGGCGGCGCTGGAGGACTTCCTGGCGGCTGCGCCCAAGTGGCTGAAGCCTGGTGGCCGCCTGGCGGTCATCAGTTTCCATTCGCTGGAAGACCGGGTGGTGAAGCATGCCTTTCACCGCCAGAGCCAGGTGTGGCTGGACCGGCCGGAGTGGCCGGAGCCGAAGCGCAATCCCGACTGCTTTTACCGCCTCATCTCGCGCAAGCCGATGGAGGCCACGGAGCTGGAACTGAGCCTAAACCCGCGCGCCCGCAGCGCCCGTCTGCGCGGTGTGGAACGCCTGCCCGCATGAAAAACAATCGCTATCGCAATTCCATCGGCCTGCCCGTTTTGACGGCGGTCCTGATCCTGTGCGGGGCCGGCCTGCTGGCGGCGCTCAGCGTGGTGGTGAACAAGAACCGCATCACGGCGCTGGCGGAGCAGCAGCGGCAGGTGGAGCAGGAAATGAAGCTGCTGAATTTTGAGATCGTTAGCCTGGAGCGGAAAGTGGACCTGCTGCTGGATGGTGCGCGTGTGCAGCCCATCCTGCAGGCCAAAGGAACCTGGCTGCAAAAGCTGAGCCCCGATGCCCGCGCCATCATCCATTTGAAACCCATTCCCACGGCGAAAACCGTGGCCCAGTCCACCGAGGCTGAACTGCCATGATGCCCACCCCCAACCAGTCCCAACTGCGCCGCGACCGTCCTCTCTGCCATCGCATGATGATGGTGACCTGCGGGCTCACCGTCTGCTTTTCCGTC encodes:
- a CDS encoding DUF3656 domain-containing protein, which encodes MPRPLHLPELLSPAGNWECARAAVANGADAIFFGLPRFNARMRADNFTAEDLPELMKFLHSHGVKGYCAFNVLIFTSELADAETQLRELEAAGVDAVIVQDLGLARMVKALTPGLRLHASTQMTITSPEGLELANTLGIDQAVLARELSLRELERFQANDHPDVPLEVFVHGALCVAYSGQCLTSESLGRRSANRGECAQACRMPYEMIVDGEHLDLGDKRYLLSPQDLAAVQEIPRLIELGIRSFKIEGRLKTPEYVAAVTRVYRKAIDAALADKDLADIITEDDRYELEMTFSRGLYSGWMHGVNHQELVGAYYGKKRGYYVGVVRSVARDAVELEENPTHLKNGDGVVFENLQDTNNEQGGRIYGQQGNWIEFQHGRLRTDLIVPGMRIFKTGDQALDQRLRQTFQGDIPLRKKQPLHLIVSGKAGEPLVIRIRDQDASVSSTIPLAPALQRPLTLETLQNQLGRLGGTPFELGTLDLHLDGDLILPVSELNRMRRSIVSLWKPPATTEPALQPRPVITATYESLLPAQEESTAPDAPTLHILCRDHAQIQAALEAGIHHLYVDFEDVRQYADAVKHVRAHSDARIYLATPRIQKSGEAGIFKLITRAEPHGVLIRNLGAIAHFRDLGLPITGDFSLNVANPLTAGFLKQTGLERLTISYDLNIDQVLALLHSAPPHWFEITLHQHMPMFHMEHCAFAAFLSEGTDFTNCGRPCEKHKVRLRDRVGMEHPLKADVGCRNTLFNAVPQTGAQYFNGLVQTGLRHFRVELLEQTQDESLRIIHTYQSLLASRRGGEDIWRELKAQSQLGVTRGTMAEMV
- the rsmH gene encoding 16S rRNA (cytosine(1402)-N(4))-methyltransferase RsmH, producing the protein MDDLMPLGRGTLIQRPVGDEAGLGGGSAPEPGGAREVPFYHLPVLLNEVLEVLQPAPGKLIFDGTLGGGGHTEALLQRGARVVAMDQDDEALRHAGERLKGYADQFCALKGNFRDFPTVLGEAGVTGLDGMLIDIGVSSRHLDAAERGFSFNKDGPLDMRMDTSGPITAADIVNTYEQGALERILWKYGEENQARKIVKAILAERAKGPIKTTLQLADLISKVCPKYSKRHPATLTFQALRIETNQELAALEDFLAAAPKWLKPGGRLAVISFHSLEDRVVKHAFHRQSQVWLDRPEWPEPKRNPDCFYRLISRKPMEATELELSLNPRARSARLRGVERLPA